One genomic window of Haloarchaeobius salinus includes the following:
- a CDS encoding aminotransferase class V-fold PLP-dependent enzyme encodes MNPSQLRDDMPVLDETIYLNTGASGPSPRHVVDATESWYEFHEFESGAGPGMYEPAFELFDDARATVASHIGTEPNNVALTASTTDGISRLPLAMDWDADDVVVRTDVEHAAGILPWRRLRDEYGVEVRVVETDQGWIDPDDWEDAVQGATLATFSSVCWTSGVRAPVRELTERAHDAGARVVVDAVQSPGQHPVDVAEWGADAVAASGHKWLLGPWGAGFLYVDPKFAETLAPAQLGYRNTVDPYADPYEYAEGARRFEFGTVAPAPYAGLRTAIETIEEIGLDTVQSRVERLTDRLKDGLGDDRLVSPREYHTGLVSFADDDPEATVERVAERGIKVRSIPTTGVVRASLHVFNTADDVDALLDALDG; translated from the coding sequence ATGAACCCATCCCAGCTTCGTGACGACATGCCAGTCCTCGACGAGACCATCTACCTGAACACCGGCGCGAGTGGCCCCAGTCCCCGCCACGTCGTCGACGCCACCGAGTCGTGGTACGAGTTCCACGAGTTCGAGTCCGGTGCGGGCCCGGGGATGTACGAGCCGGCGTTCGAGCTGTTCGACGACGCCCGCGCGACGGTGGCCTCGCACATCGGCACCGAACCCAACAACGTCGCGCTCACGGCGAGTACGACCGACGGTATCAGCCGCCTCCCGCTCGCGATGGACTGGGATGCCGACGACGTGGTCGTCCGGACGGACGTCGAGCACGCCGCCGGCATCCTCCCCTGGCGACGCCTCCGCGACGAGTACGGCGTCGAGGTGCGCGTCGTCGAGACCGACCAGGGCTGGATCGACCCCGACGACTGGGAGGACGCGGTGCAGGGTGCGACGCTCGCGACGTTCAGCTCCGTCTGCTGGACCTCCGGGGTGCGCGCCCCGGTCCGCGAACTCACCGAGCGGGCACACGACGCCGGTGCCCGCGTGGTCGTCGACGCCGTCCAGTCGCCCGGCCAGCACCCCGTCGATGTCGCGGAGTGGGGTGCCGACGCGGTCGCCGCCTCGGGTCACAAGTGGCTGCTCGGTCCCTGGGGCGCGGGCTTCCTCTACGTCGACCCCAAGTTCGCCGAGACGCTCGCGCCGGCACAGCTGGGCTACCGGAACACCGTCGACCCGTACGCCGACCCCTACGAGTACGCCGAGGGTGCGCGCCGCTTCGAGTTCGGCACCGTCGCGCCCGCACCCTACGCCGGGCTCCGGACAGCCATCGAGACCATCGAGGAGATCGGCCTCGACACCGTCCAGTCCCGCGTCGAGCGCCTGACGGACCGGCTGAAGGACGGCCTCGGCGATGACCGCCTCGTCTCGCCCCGCGAGTACCACACCGGGCTGGTCTCGTTCGCCGACGACGACCCCGAGGCGACGGTCGAACGGGTGGCCGAACGGGGCATCAAAGTTCGCTCCATCCCGACGACCGGCGTCGTCCGCGCCTCGCTCCACGTGTTCAACACCGCGGACGACGTGGACGCCCTCCTCGACGCCCTCGATGGGTGA
- a CDS encoding YgaP family membrane protein → MELNVGSTDRLVRLGLGSVLLVVAIVVGSGVVSVGNGTVATVGAPLVLAIVGLVLLVTGYTRTCPAYSLLGVRTLRRGN, encoded by the coding sequence ATGGAACTCAACGTCGGCTCCACGGACCGCCTCGTCCGCCTCGGCCTCGGCTCGGTGCTGCTCGTCGTCGCCATCGTCGTCGGTTCGGGCGTCGTGAGCGTCGGCAACGGCACCGTCGCCACCGTCGGCGCGCCGCTCGTACTCGCAATCGTCGGGCTCGTCCTGCTCGTCACCGGGTACACGCGGACCTGCCCCGCGTACAGCCTGCTCGGCGTCCGCACCCTGCGCCGCGGGAACTGA
- the mce gene encoding methylmalonyl-CoA epimerase, with protein MQFDHAGVATDDAMGMAELYGDLFGLDVAHEEEFDGMHVVFLDVGDGYFELLEPIEEGGAIARFLANRGPGIHHVGLATEDIDAALDRVREYDVRLVDEEPRPGAWGHEVAFLHPKDTGGVLVEFVQH; from the coding sequence ATGCAGTTCGATCACGCTGGCGTCGCGACCGACGACGCGATGGGGATGGCAGAGCTGTACGGGGACCTCTTCGGCCTCGACGTCGCCCACGAGGAGGAGTTCGACGGGATGCACGTCGTCTTCCTCGACGTGGGCGACGGCTACTTCGAACTCCTCGAACCCATCGAGGAGGGGGGCGCTATCGCTCGCTTCCTCGCGAACCGGGGGCCGGGAATCCACCACGTCGGGCTCGCGACGGAGGACATCGACGCTGCCCTCGACAGGGTCCGGGAGTACGACGTCCGCCTCGTCGACGAGGAGCCCCGGCCGGGCGCGTGGGGACACGAGGTGGCGTTCCTCCACCCGAAGGACACCGGCGGCGTGCTCGTCGAGTTCGTCCAGCACTGA
- a CDS encoding NUDIX domain-containing protein, with the protein MPPEYINEAAVDRRLERLRERYGEFPVEVDRRELTGEEFEEWTTDTDEYDYVGGAYCWIRRSPAEAAELSESMPEDAADDGERVLLIMGRGVSHWGVPGGGIEDGETAEAAAEREVREEVALDCEVTDALFAERVVGTHEETGSEVHLCYTFFEADYLGGTVAIQPGELNGACWFRDLPEDLHPAIEDRAHDWP; encoded by the coding sequence ATGCCGCCCGAGTACATCAACGAGGCGGCGGTCGACCGCCGGCTCGAACGCCTCCGCGAGCGATACGGCGAGTTCCCCGTCGAAGTCGACCGCCGGGAGCTCACTGGGGAGGAGTTCGAAGAGTGGACCACAGACACCGACGAGTACGACTACGTCGGCGGGGCGTACTGCTGGATCCGCCGCAGCCCGGCCGAAGCCGCCGAACTGTCCGAGTCGATGCCCGAGGACGCGGCCGACGACGGCGAGCGCGTCCTGCTCATCATGGGGCGGGGTGTGAGCCACTGGGGCGTCCCCGGTGGCGGCATCGAGGACGGCGAGACGGCCGAGGCGGCCGCCGAACGCGAGGTCCGCGAGGAGGTCGCCCTCGACTGCGAGGTGACCGACGCCCTGTTCGCCGAGCGCGTCGTCGGGACCCACGAGGAGACCGGCAGCGAGGTCCACCTGTGCTACACCTTCTTCGAGGCGGACTACCTCGGTGGCACGGTGGCCATCCAGCCGGGCGAGCTCAACGGCGCGTGCTGGTTCCGCGACCTGCCCGAGGACCTCCACCCTGCCATCGAGGACCGGGCGCACGACTGGCCGTGA
- a CDS encoding FAD-dependent oxidoreductase → MDEQVLTVAAVETVGPDTVAIDVETPDGFEALPGQFVLVRATVDGEELSRYYTLSSPDVDGTFELTVGVDPDGDISPWLADLDAGDELTIEGPFGNVKYDDEGDVVVVAGGPGIGPAVAIAERAVEGGHDAVVLYQDDGPAHTDRLDALETAGAAVDVFGDDADDALGDAIGEYGDDGTVYVFGFADFCELATDALDDAGLDSDEAHVESFG, encoded by the coding sequence ATGGACGAGCAGGTCCTTACGGTCGCAGCGGTCGAGACGGTCGGACCCGACACCGTCGCGATAGACGTAGAGACACCGGACGGGTTCGAGGCGCTCCCGGGCCAGTTCGTGCTCGTGCGTGCCACCGTGGATGGCGAGGAGCTGTCGCGGTACTACACGCTCTCCTCCCCCGACGTGGACGGGACGTTCGAGCTGACCGTCGGCGTGGACCCCGACGGCGACATCTCCCCGTGGCTGGCCGACCTCGACGCCGGCGACGAGCTCACCATCGAGGGGCCGTTCGGGAACGTCAAGTACGACGACGAGGGCGACGTGGTCGTCGTCGCGGGCGGTCCGGGCATCGGCCCCGCGGTGGCCATCGCCGAGCGCGCCGTCGAGGGCGGCCACGACGCCGTCGTGCTGTACCAGGACGACGGTCCGGCCCACACGGACCGCCTCGACGCCCTCGAGACCGCGGGCGCGGCGGTCGACGTCTTCGGCGACGACGCGGACGACGCGCTCGGCGACGCAATCGGCGAGTACGGCGACGACGGCACGGTGTACGTGTTCGGCTTCGCCGACTTCTGCGAGCTCGCGACCGACGCGCTCGACGACGCCGGCCTCGATTCGGACGAGGCGCACGTCGAGAGCTTCGGCTGA
- a CDS encoding 2-oxoacid:acceptor oxidoreductase subunit alpha: MAEDLNWAIGGEAGDGIDSTGKIFAQALSRAGRHVFTSKDFASRIRGGYTAYKIRTSTEQVQSVVDRLDILVALTQRTIDENLDELHDQSAVIYDGERSWEAEYPDHITGVDVPLKSLAEEAGGAIMRNIVALGAACEITNFSIENLDEALEKRFGSKGEKIVENNKKAARLGQEYVAENYDLDVDYDLDETDNDYVLLNGDEAIGMGAIAAGCRFYAGYPITPATDVMEYLTGRIDEFGGHVVQAEDELSAINMALGAARAGARSMTATSGPGIDLMTETFGLVATSETPLVIVDVMRSGPSTGMPTKQEQGDLNMTLYGGHGEIPRFVVAPTSIDECFWKTVEAFNYAEKYQTPVYLVADLALAVTEQTFPPETFDMDEVEVDRGKVVDDDTVGEWLDEEGRFRAHANTEDGVSPRAFPGTIDGAHMSTGLEHDELGRRTEDTNVRIEQVDKRNRKVETAREQEDWDYREFGDPDADSLVISWGSNEGAMREAIDLLEERGVDVRFLSVPYIFPRPDLTDDIEAAEDVIVVECNATGQFADLIEHDVLQRVQRINKYDGVRFKADELADDIEATLATEANAQ, from the coding sequence ATGGCCGAGGACTTGAACTGGGCTATCGGTGGCGAGGCCGGAGACGGTATCGACTCCACCGGTAAGATATTCGCCCAGGCCCTCTCACGGGCCGGACGGCACGTATTCACCTCGAAGGACTTCGCGTCGCGCATCCGCGGCGGTTACACCGCCTACAAGATCCGCACGTCGACCGAACAGGTCCAGAGCGTCGTCGACAGACTGGACATCCTGGTCGCACTGACCCAGCGGACCATCGACGAGAACCTCGACGAACTCCACGACCAGTCCGCCGTCATCTACGACGGCGAGCGCTCCTGGGAGGCGGAGTACCCCGACCACATCACCGGTGTCGATGTGCCCCTCAAATCGCTCGCCGAGGAGGCCGGCGGCGCGATCATGCGCAACATCGTCGCGCTCGGGGCCGCCTGCGAGATCACGAACTTCTCCATCGAGAACCTCGACGAGGCCCTCGAGAAGCGCTTCGGCTCGAAGGGCGAGAAGATCGTCGAGAACAACAAGAAGGCCGCCCGGCTCGGGCAGGAGTACGTCGCCGAGAACTACGACCTCGACGTCGACTACGACCTCGACGAGACGGACAACGACTACGTCCTGCTCAACGGCGACGAGGCCATCGGCATGGGCGCAATCGCCGCCGGCTGTCGCTTCTACGCCGGCTACCCCATCACACCCGCGACGGACGTGATGGAGTACCTCACCGGTCGCATCGACGAGTTCGGCGGGCACGTCGTGCAGGCCGAGGACGAGCTCTCCGCCATCAACATGGCGCTCGGCGCGGCCCGCGCCGGGGCACGCTCGATGACCGCGACCTCCGGGCCGGGCATCGACCTGATGACGGAGACGTTCGGCCTCGTCGCGACCAGCGAGACGCCGCTGGTCATCGTCGACGTGATGCGCTCCGGTCCCTCGACCGGGATGCCGACGAAGCAGGAGCAGGGCGACCTCAACATGACGCTGTACGGCGGCCACGGCGAGATTCCGCGCTTCGTCGTCGCCCCGACGAGCATCGACGAGTGCTTCTGGAAGACCGTCGAGGCGTTCAACTACGCCGAGAAGTACCAGACGCCGGTCTACCTCGTCGCCGACCTCGCACTCGCCGTCACCGAGCAGACGTTCCCGCCGGAGACGTTCGACATGGACGAGGTCGAGGTCGACCGCGGCAAGGTCGTCGACGACGACACCGTCGGCGAGTGGCTCGACGAGGAGGGTCGCTTCCGGGCCCACGCCAACACCGAGGACGGCGTCTCGCCGCGCGCGTTCCCCGGCACCATCGACGGCGCGCACATGTCCACCGGCCTCGAGCACGACGAGCTCGGCCGCCGGACCGAGGACACGAACGTCCGCATCGAGCAGGTCGACAAGCGCAACCGCAAGGTCGAGACGGCCCGCGAGCAGGAGGACTGGGACTACCGCGAGTTCGGCGACCCCGACGCGGACAGCCTCGTCATCTCCTGGGGTTCGAACGAGGGCGCGATGCGCGAAGCCATCGACCTCCTCGAGGAGCGCGGCGTCGACGTGCGGTTCCTCTCGGTGCCCTACATCTTCCCGCGCCCCGACCTGACCGACGACATCGAGGCCGCCGAGGACGTCATCGTCGTCGAGTGCAACGCGACGGGACAGTTCGCGGACCTCATCGAGCACGACGTGCTCCAGCGGGTACAGCGCATCAACAAGTACGACGGCGTCCGCTTCAAGGCGGACGAGCTGGCCGACGACATCGAGGCGACCCTCGCAACGGAGGCGAACGCACAATGA
- a CDS encoding 2-oxoacid:ferredoxin oxidoreductase subunit beta, whose translation MSSDVKFTDFKSDKQPTWCPGCGDFGTMNGMMKALANTGNDPDNTFVVAGIGCSGKIGTYMHSYALHGVHGRALPVGTGVKFANPDLEVMVAGGDGDGYSIGAGHFVHAVRRNPDITYVVMDNRIYGLTKGQASPTSRQDFETSTTPEGPKQPPVNPLALALASGATFIAQSFSSDALRHAEIIEQAIEHDGFGFVNVFSPCVTFNDVDTYDYFRDSLVDLQEEDHDPTDYQSAKEKILEGDKEYMGVIWQDEESVPYHETHGVTENMADIPDGAADGTMDLVREFY comes from the coding sequence ATGAGCTCAGACGTCAAATTCACCGACTTCAAGTCCGACAAGCAGCCGACCTGGTGTCCGGGATGCGGTGACTTCGGCACCATGAACGGCATGATGAAGGCGCTGGCGAACACGGGCAACGACCCCGACAACACGTTCGTCGTCGCCGGCATCGGCTGTTCCGGCAAGATCGGCACCTACATGCACAGCTACGCGCTCCACGGCGTCCACGGGCGCGCACTCCCCGTCGGCACCGGCGTCAAGTTCGCCAACCCCGACCTCGAAGTGATGGTCGCGGGTGGCGACGGCGACGGCTACTCCATCGGCGCGGGCCACTTCGTCCACGCCGTCCGCCGGAACCCCGACATCACCTACGTCGTCATGGACAACCGTATCTACGGGCTGACGAAGGGGCAGGCCTCGCCGACGAGCCGCCAGGACTTCGAGACGAGCACCACGCCCGAGGGCCCCAAACAGCCCCCGGTCAACCCGCTCGCGCTCGCGCTCGCCTCCGGCGCGACGTTCATCGCGCAGTCGTTCTCCAGCGACGCGCTCCGTCACGCCGAGATCATCGAGCAGGCCATCGAGCACGACGGCTTCGGCTTCGTCAACGTGTTCTCGCCCTGCGTGACGTTCAACGACGTCGACACCTACGACTACTTCCGCGACTCGCTGGTCGACCTCCAGGAGGAGGACCACGACCCGACCGACTACCAGTCCGCGAAGGAGAAGATCCTCGAGGGCGACAAGGAGTACATGGGCGTCATCTGGCAGGACGAGGAGAGCGTCCCGTACCACGAGACCCACGGCGTCACCGAGAACATGGCCGACATCCCCGACGGCGCCGCCGACGGGACGATGGACCTGGTCCGGGAGTTCTACTAA
- a CDS encoding DUF6517 family protein, with protein MTSRRLAMVLAVALLLTGAGCIGFISGEEALTYSAERATVADSALGDGGTGYTERSVEQEVIEQSSEDLGNRTVVIENWVAQYEKDDEFIGETVGVFAVVSTHEVDVVGEPQNPIANMSEGEVLTELVGQYETAYGDLSGAERTDTLQATMLGEQTDVAVFTTTTNFAGREVEVNVYVSVVKHGDDYVVAIGGHPTQLPDERDDILELIENIQHEDEE; from the coding sequence ATGACTTCGAGACGTCTCGCTATGGTTCTCGCGGTGGCTCTCCTGCTGACCGGTGCGGGCTGCATCGGGTTCATCTCCGGCGAAGAGGCGCTGACCTACAGCGCCGAACGGGCGACGGTCGCCGACAGCGCGCTCGGCGACGGCGGGACGGGCTACACGGAGCGCTCCGTCGAGCAGGAGGTCATCGAACAGTCGAGCGAGGACCTGGGCAATCGGACCGTCGTCATCGAGAACTGGGTCGCACAGTACGAGAAGGACGACGAGTTCATCGGCGAGACCGTCGGCGTGTTCGCGGTCGTCTCGACCCACGAGGTCGACGTGGTGGGCGAACCGCAGAACCCCATCGCCAACATGAGCGAGGGCGAAGTGCTCACCGAACTCGTCGGCCAGTACGAGACGGCCTACGGCGACCTCTCGGGTGCCGAGCGCACCGACACCCTGCAGGCCACGATGCTCGGCGAGCAGACCGACGTCGCCGTGTTCACGACGACGACGAACTTCGCCGGCCGCGAGGTCGAGGTGAACGTCTACGTCTCCGTGGTCAAACACGGCGACGACTACGTCGTGGCCATCGGCGGCCACCCGACCCAGCTGCCCGACGAGCGCGACGACATCCTCGAACTCATCGAGAACATCCAGCACGAAGACGAGGAGTGA
- a CDS encoding rubrerythrin family protein codes for MDATAFRESVESATATELDRLGSSKLLVALTDADLSETAILRAAAFSEYLAHGTFESWAADEANPAASEVFADVAAQEADHYERVVGALGEPVEPDGVGPMHAYLRDRDDTVERAAAGLVGRGLVSLRTHLQIVSFFVNEADAAKADLFRDLRSETEASLSAGLDLLDATCEDDADWERAQAVAEYVVQLAYDDYADSLTELGVDPKPVC; via the coding sequence ATGGACGCGACCGCCTTCCGCGAGTCGGTCGAGTCGGCAACGGCCACAGAGCTCGACCGACTCGGCTCCTCGAAGCTGCTCGTCGCGCTGACCGATGCGGACCTCTCCGAGACGGCCATCCTCCGGGCCGCCGCGTTCAGCGAGTACCTCGCCCACGGGACGTTCGAGTCGTGGGCGGCCGACGAGGCCAACCCCGCCGCCAGCGAGGTGTTCGCCGACGTGGCCGCACAGGAGGCCGACCACTACGAACGCGTCGTCGGTGCTCTCGGCGAACCCGTCGAACCCGACGGCGTCGGCCCGATGCACGCCTACCTGCGCGACCGCGACGACACCGTCGAACGCGCCGCCGCGGGGCTCGTCGGCCGGGGGCTCGTCAGCCTCCGCACCCACCTCCAGATTGTCAGCTTCTTCGTCAACGAGGCCGACGCGGCGAAGGCCGACCTGTTCCGCGACCTCCGGAGCGAGACGGAGGCGTCCCTGTCCGCCGGGCTCGACCTCCTCGACGCGACCTGCGAGGACGACGCGGACTGGGAGCGCGCCCAGGCCGTCGCCGAGTACGTCGTCCAGCTCGCCTACGACGACTACGCGGACTCCCTGACCGAGCTCGGCGTGGACCCGAAACCCGTCTGCTGA